A genomic window from Atribacterota bacterium includes:
- the mgtE gene encoding magnesium transporter: MDGEMQKDIDSLVEGISELLETGKYNDVKVEVNFLHPADIAEIMSTLDTQKQVLLFRLLTKDQAIAVFEQLDFEQQENLLHHFTDEKVAEILNQMSPDDRMELFDELPAKVVKKFLNLLEPDQRSIAASMLGYPENSAGRIMSPQVIDLKEHYTVEQALKRIRRLSPPEELTYTAYVIDAERHLLGRVTLRDLVLAASETLIREIMNQDFVAVLTDDDQEKVAQMIQKYDLLAVPVVDREGRLVGAVTVDDAIDVIEAEATEDLHRLAAIRTTEDEYLRASLWHRIKNRFVWLAVLLIMGTLTSFVIQGFSSVIEAVVALSFFIPMLIDTGGNVGSQSTTVMVRGLAIGRFEKRSLWKVIWTEIIIGGVLGVLLALIAILRVIFLREAFIVGLVVGLSVWTIVFVSNLIGVFLPVLFKKINLDPAIAATPVITTVVDIIGIIVYFRIAQALLKF, translated from the coding sequence GTGGATGGAGAAATGCAAAAAGATATCGATTCCCTGGTGGAGGGTATTTCCGAGCTTCTGGAAACTGGAAAATACAACGATGTCAAAGTTGAAGTCAATTTTCTGCATCCTGCCGATATTGCCGAAATTATGAGCACTCTCGACACCCAGAAGCAGGTGCTTCTTTTTCGCTTGCTTACAAAAGACCAGGCCATTGCCGTTTTTGAACAGCTGGATTTTGAACAACAGGAGAACTTGCTCCACCATTTTACTGACGAAAAAGTGGCGGAAATTCTCAACCAGATGTCTCCAGATGACCGGATGGAACTCTTCGATGAGTTACCAGCCAAAGTGGTGAAAAAATTCCTGAACCTCCTTGAGCCGGACCAGCGCAGTATTGCGGCCAGTATGCTTGGGTATCCGGAAAACAGTGCTGGTCGAATCATGAGTCCTCAGGTTATCGACCTCAAGGAACATTACACCGTGGAGCAGGCTCTCAAGCGTATCCGACGCTTGAGTCCACCCGAGGAGTTGACCTATACCGCCTACGTCATCGATGCGGAACGCCATCTTTTAGGGAGAGTCACGTTACGGGACTTGGTGCTCGCTGCGTCCGAAACTTTGATTCGGGAGATTATGAATCAGGATTTTGTAGCGGTGCTCACCGACGATGACCAGGAAAAGGTGGCACAAATGATTCAGAAGTATGACCTTCTGGCGGTACCGGTGGTGGATAGAGAGGGAAGGTTGGTGGGTGCGGTGACGGTCGATGATGCCATCGACGTCATCGAAGCCGAAGCAACTGAAGATTTGCATCGTCTGGCGGCAATCCGTACTACCGAAGATGAGTACCTCCGTGCTTCTTTGTGGCATAGGATCAAGAATCGGTTTGTATGGCTGGCTGTGCTTCTCATTATGGGGACTCTGACCAGTTTCGTGATTCAAGGTTTTTCCAGCGTCATTGAGGCGGTGGTTGCGCTTTCTTTTTTTATTCCCATGCTCATCGACACTGGCGGTAACGTGGGGAGCCAGTCCACTACGGTGATGGTCCGAGGGTTGGCCATTGGACGATTTGAAAAGCGCTCTCTGTGGAAAGTGATCTGGACGGAAATCATTATTGGAGGCGTTTTAGGGGTTTTGCTTGCTTTGATTGCCATCTTGCGGGTTATTTTTCTCCGGGAAGCATTTATTGTGGGACTTGTGGTGGGACTCTCAGTGTGGACCATTGTTTTTGTTTCGAATCTCATCGGGGTTTTTCTTCCGGTACTTTTTAAGAAAATTAACCTTGATCCAGCAATTGCAGCAACACCGGTGATTACCACTGTGGTGGATATCATTGGAATCATTGTCTATTTCCGTATCGCTCAAGCACTTTTAAAGTTTTAG